CAAATATTTTAGATGATTCAACAATATTTTTAACAACCTTGTTTATCGGGATTTTGCCAATGAGCTTATATAATGGGATGGCAGCAATTCTTCGAGCACTCGGAAATTCAATTACGCCTTTATTTTTTTTAATATTATCTTCTTTACTAAATATAGTACTTGATTTTCTTTTTGTTGTACATATGAATATGGGGGTGCGCGGGGCTGCTGTTGCTACTGTATTATCTCAATCTGTCGCAGCGGTTTTAGTGATTTATTATGCGTATCGTCATGTGCCATTTATGAGAATAGAACGAGCAAAATTCAAACTTTCTCCCCCACTATTAAAAGAAATGGTTCGAATTGGACTTCCTTCTGGTTTACAAGGATCATTTATTTCTATTGGGAATATGGCACTCCAAAGTTTAATAAATGGTTTTGGTTCATCTGTTGTGGCGGCATATACCGCGGCTAGTCGTATTGATTCTCTAACATATCAACCAGGAATTGCATTTGGAGCTGCTTCTTCTACTTTTGCAGGTCAAAATATCGGCGCAGGAAAAATGGAGCGTGTTCGTGAAGGTTTTTGGTCCGGAATTAAAGTCGTAACGATTATTAGTATCGCGATTACCATTTTAGTTCAACTTTTTGCGCGACAGTTTTTGCTGCTATTTGTTGATGCTGGTGAGTCGGAAGTTATTGATATTGGTGTTAGTTATTTACTTATTGTGTCGCTATTTTATGTTGTTGTAGGTATTTTATTTGTTGTGAGGGAAACGTTACGCGGTACTGGGGATGCAATGGTTCCTCTAGCAATGGGGATTTTTGAGCTTGTATCAAGACTCGTGATTGGTTTTGTATTGTCACTTTATATTGGTTATATTGGACTCTGGTGGGCTACTCCAGTTGCATGGATTACAGCAACAATGCTCGGCGTTTGGCGATATAAATCAGGAGCATGGAAGAAAAAGGCAGTTATTCGACGAAAATAAGCCTTTTAATCAAAAAACGCCTCAGAAGCTCATATTTTATTTTTTTTAATAAATAATATCCCCCTATTAGTTTTGCTAAAAAAAGCTGAAAAACGAATATATGAAAATATTCTTTGTATTATTGGCAAAACTTTAGTAAAATAGAAGGTAGTGATAAAAAAAGATTGGGCGTGAAATTTTTGGCTGAAACAGTAAAGATAAATAGCGAGTTCGTAACGCTTGGTCAACTTTTACAAATGATTGATGTAGTTTCAACTGGTGGAATGGCGAAAGCGTATCTTAGTGAAAATACAATTTATGTTAATGGAGAGCAAGATAACCGCCGGGGGAAAAAGCTTCGTAATGGCGATGTAGTCCTTGTTCCTGGTATTGGCAAAGTGAAAATTGAACAAGGGAAATAACAGATGTTTTTAGAAAGCATTGTTTTAAGGAATTTCCGAAATTATGAAAACTTAGAACTTGAATTTTCCCCATCTGTAAATGTTTTTCTTGGAGAGAATGCACAAGGTAAAACCAACCTTTTAGAGGCTATATTAATGTTAGCTCTTGCCAAATCACATCGGACAACAAACGATAAAGATTTTATTATGTGGGAAAAAGAAGAAGCCAAGATGGAAGGCCGAATCGTGAAACGCGGACAAACCGTGCCACTAGAGCTTACCATCACTCAAAAAGGCAAGCGAGCAAAAATAAATCATTTGGAACAAAAGAAACTTAGTCAGTATGTTGGTAATTTAAATGTGGTTATTTTTGCTCCAGAGGATTTATCTCTTGTAAAAGGTGCTCCAGGAATTAGACGACGGTTTTTGAATATGGAAATTGGACAAATGCAGCCGATTTACTTGCATAATTTAAGTGAGTATCAGCGGATTTTGCAGCAGCGAAACAAGTATTTAAAAATGTTGCAACTGAAACGCAAAGTAGATCCGATTTTGCTTGATATTTTGACAGAGCAGTTCGCTGATGTCGCCATTAATTTGACAAAAAGAAGAGCCGATTTTATTCGGAAATTAGAGGCTTACGCGGCACCTATTCACAACCAAATTTCGCGCGGCTTAGAAACACTTAAAATCGAGTATAAAGCTTCCGTGACATTGACTGGCGATGATCCAAAAGTATGGAAAGCGGACTTACTCCAAAAAATGGAATCAATCAAACAAAGAGAAATTGACCGTGGTGTCACGCTTATTGGACCACATCGGGATGATTCTCTGTTTTATATTAATGGGCAAAATGTGCAGGATTTTGGTTCACAAGGACAACAAAGGACAACGGCGCTTTCGATTAAATTAGCCGAAATTGACCTTATCCATGAAGAAACAGGTGAATATCCAGTATTACTTCTTGATGATGTCTTAAGTGAGTTAGATGATTATCGTCAATCGCATTTGCTCGGAGCTATTGAAGGAAAAGTACAAACCTTTGTAACGACAACAAGTACAAGTGGAATCGACCATGATACGCTAAAACAAGCAACTACTTTTCATGTAGAAAAAGGTACAGTAAAAAAAATCCTAATCTAGGTTAATATAATTTGATGAAAAAGAAAGTGCGGTGGAATAATTAATGTCAGAAGAAAATATTACGAATGTGCATGAAAGTGCTTCAGATTATAACGAAGATCAAATTCAAGTACTCGAAGGCTTAGAGGCTGTGAGAAAAAGACCTGGTATGTACATTGGTTCAACTAGTCAACGCGGACTCCATCACCTTGTATGGGAAATTGTTGATAATGCAATTGATGAAGCGCTTGCTGGTTTTTGTACAGAAATTGAAATTACAATCGAAGCAGACAATAGTATTACTGTTCGCGATAATGGACGCGGGATACCAACTGGGATTAACGAAAAAATTGGTCGTCCAACCGTAGAAGTAATTTTCACTGTGCTTCACGCTGGTGGTAAATTTGGCGGTGGCGGATATAAAGTATCTGGAGGTCTTCATGGAGTTGGTGCATCTGTAGTTAATGCTCTTTCCACGTCTCTTGAAGTATACGTTCACCGTGAAGGGCAAAAATATTACCAACGTTTTGAACGTGGTGATGTTGTAATGGATATGGAAGAACAAGGTGAAACAGATTATCGTGGAACTATTGTTCACTTCACTCCAGACCCACAAATTTTTACAGAAACAACCGAATTTGATTTTGATACACTTCGCACTCGTACACGTGAGCTTGCTTTCTTGAATCGTGGTTTAACGATTTCGATTGAAGATAAACGTGAAGAGCACAAAGTACGTAAAGATTTCCACTATGAAGGCGGAATTCGTTCTTACGTGGAACATTTAAACAAAGCAAAAGACGTTATCCATGAGCCACCAATTTATTTGGAAGGCGAACGCGATGA
The nucleotide sequence above comes from Listeria ivanovii subsp. londoniensis. Encoded proteins:
- a CDS encoding MATE family efflux transporter; the encoded protein is MMKDMTTGNPTKLIFWFAMPMLIGNLFQQFYTMIDAVIVGKFVGVDALAAVGATNSVNFFMISLIIGLMSGISVVVAQYFGFKDFNRLKDVIATATYAVVFSAIILTIAGVILAKPLLILLRTPANILDDSTIFLTTLFIGILPMSLYNGMAAILRALGNSITPLFFLILSSLLNIVLDFLFVVHMNMGVRGAAVATVLSQSVAAVLVIYYAYRHVPFMRIERAKFKLSPPLLKEMVRIGLPSGLQGSFISIGNMALQSLINGFGSSVVAAYTAASRIDSLTYQPGIAFGAASSTFAGQNIGAGKMERVREGFWSGIKVVTIISIAITILVQLFARQFLLLFVDAGESEVIDIGVSYLLIVSLFYVVVGILFVVRETLRGTGDAMVPLAMGIFELVSRLVIGFVLSLYIGYIGLWWATPVAWITATMLGVWRYKSGAWKKKAVIRRK
- the yaaA gene encoding S4 domain-containing protein YaaA; this encodes MAETVKINSEFVTLGQLLQMIDVVSTGGMAKAYLSENTIYVNGEQDNRRGKKLRNGDVVLVPGIGKVKIEQGK
- the recF gene encoding DNA replication/repair protein RecF (All proteins in this family for which functions are known are DNA-binding proteins that assist the filamentation of RecA onto DNA for the initiation of recombination or recombinational repair.), producing MFLESIVLRNFRNYENLELEFSPSVNVFLGENAQGKTNLLEAILMLALAKSHRTTNDKDFIMWEKEEAKMEGRIVKRGQTVPLELTITQKGKRAKINHLEQKKLSQYVGNLNVVIFAPEDLSLVKGAPGIRRRFLNMEIGQMQPIYLHNLSEYQRILQQRNKYLKMLQLKRKVDPILLDILTEQFADVAINLTKRRADFIRKLEAYAAPIHNQISRGLETLKIEYKASVTLTGDDPKVWKADLLQKMESIKQREIDRGVTLIGPHRDDSLFYINGQNVQDFGSQGQQRTTALSIKLAEIDLIHEETGEYPVLLLDDVLSELDDYRQSHLLGAIEGKVQTFVTTTSTSGIDHDTLKQATTFHVEKGTVKKILI